A region from the Dendropsophus ebraccatus isolate aDenEbr1 chromosome 1, aDenEbr1.pat, whole genome shotgun sequence genome encodes:
- the LOC138771341 gene encoding uncharacterized protein: protein MASAALGKELECSICLNLYTDPVTLRCGHNFCRGCIDQVLNTQDGAGVYSCPECREELQERPTLQRNITLCNVVENFLSTHLDNGFISCTYCVDSPVSAVRSCLLCEASLCDKHLRFHSKSPEHVLTDPSTSLKKKKCSVHKKVLEYYCIDDATCICVSCCLIGEHKGHNLESLEEAFEKKKEKYRNVLQKLFASREKTEKRVRSVEEHWREAKEKASGEAERVTALFIDIRKRLDDLEKRILSEISRQKEKMSLSLSDVIQKLEIKKDELSRKMRHIEELCIMVDPLTVLQDPDTGDLCDPEEEGGDEDKEGHDGGEEDNVDLCDSKEEEESVEDSEDMCGSEEVKDEENLCDSEEKQKGDENTSSFWDLEEEGSDEDTDDSYDPEEEGSDEDTDDSYDPEEEGSDEDTDDLYDPEEEGIDEDTMYVGYGWVNEGTVGHDGGDEDIRGHNGSDQGLEMISRISHTLSDMIRDVTFYIQEPADISLDVNTAHNNLLISDDLKTITSVEENQNRPESAERFQYYQVMGSGGFSSGRHYWDVEISRSEDWRLGMCYPSIDRRGGQSYIGDNNNSWGLCGGVWCRNKCSVIHNGNMIQLPHQISSNRFRICLDYEAGQLSFYELCDPIRHLHTFTATFTEPLHAVLCVILGSIKISGRSSRCEEPLSKFAPRRLDLDSWSLAQFCFHFLLLLSAMASAALRKQLECSICLNLYTDPVTLRCGHNFCRDCIDQNLNTQDGAGVYSCPECREEFQERPTLQKNITLCNVVENFLSTHPHQEEITGICCTYCIHSPVPAVRSCLLCEASLCDNHLRVHSKSLEHVLTDPKNSLENRKCDVHKELLKYYCTQDAACICVSCCLIGEHRGHNLESLDEAAEKKKEKLSKILQKCIKKREKIEERVRRVEERKRKAQEKASREAERVTALFIDIRRRLDDLEKRVLSEISRQEEQLSLSLSDVIQKLEIKKDELSRKMRHIEELCNMADPLTVLQDPDIGDLYDPEERRGDEDTGGHDGGDEDTGRHDGGDDDAGGDQGLELISHISQTLSDIIRGVDVALYGEGPADILLDVNTAANNILISDDLKTATWTEIVQNRPETAERFQNYYQVMSSGGFSSGRHYWDVEINESGLWRVGMCYPSIDKMGVKSYIGNNKKSWCLRKIRSSNQYSVIHDCKQILLPHQISSNRFRICLDYKAGQLSFYELCDPIRHLHTFTATFTDPLSAALGVGTGSIKISGGNSSCEEPSP, encoded by the exons ATGGCGTCTGCTGCTCTGGGAAAGGAGCTGGAATGTTCCATCTGTCTGAACCTTTATACAGATCCTGTAACcctgagatgtggacacaacttctgccggggATGTATTGATCAGGTCCTGAATACACAAGACGGAGCtggagtttattcctgtcctgaatgTAGAGAAGAGCTTCAAGAGCGGCCGACACTACAGAGGAACATAACTCTGTGTAACGTGGTGGAGAATTTCCTGTCTACTCACTTGGACAATGGCTTCATCTCCTGCACTTACTGTGTGGACTCTCCTGTATCTGCTGTGAGATCCTGTCTGCTgtgtgaggcttctctgtgtgataaacacctgaggtttcacagcaagtcaccagaacacgtcctgaCCGATCCCAGCACTTCTCTGAAGAAAAAGAAATGTTCCGTCCATAAGAAGGTTCTGGAATATTACTGCATTGATGACGCTACCTGTATCTGTGTGTCCTGTTGCCTGATTGGTGAACACAAGGGACATAACTTAGAGTCTTTAGAGGAGGCCTTTGAGAAAAAGAAGGAGAAATATAGAAATGTTCTGCAGAAATTATTTGCAAGTAGAGAGAAGACTGAGAAAAGAGTCCGGAGTGTCGAGGAGCACTGGAGAGAAGCTAAAGAAAAAGCATCTGGAGAAGCCGAGAGAGTCACTGCCCTGTTTATAGACATCAGGAAACGACTGGACGACCTGGAGAAGAGGATCCTGAGTGAGATCTCCAGGCAGAAGGAGAAGatgtcactgtcactgtctgatgtcatccagaagctggaaataaagaaggacgagctgtccaggaagatgagacacattgaggagctgtgtaTTATGGTGGATCCTCTGACTGTCTTACAGGATccagacacaggtgacttgtgtgatcctgaggaggaaggaggtgatgaggacaaaGAGGGGCATGATGGAGGTGAAGAGGACAATGTTGACTTGTGTGAttctaaggaggaggaggaaagtgtTGAGGACTCAGAGGACATGTGTGGTTCTGAAGAAGTAAAAGATGAGGAGAACCTGTGTGATTCTGAAGAGAAACAGAAAGGTGATGAGAACACAAGTAGCTTTTGGGATCTTGAGGAGGAGGGAAGTGATGAGGACACAGATGACTCTTATGATCCTGAGGAGGAGGGAAGTGATGAGGACACAGATGACTCTTATGATCCTGAGGAGGAGGGAAGTGATGAGGACACAGATGACTTGTATGATCCTGAGGAGGAGGGAATTGATGAGGACACAATGTATGTGGGATATGGTTGGGTTAATGAGGGTACAGTgggacatgatggaggtgatgaggacataaGGGGACATAATGGAAGTGATCAGGGTCTGGAGATGATCTCACGCATTTCACACACATTATCTGATATGATAAGAGATGTAACTTTCTATATACAGGAACCTGCGGACATATCACTAGATGTAAACACGGCCCATAATAATCTCCTCATATCAGATGACCTGAAAACTATAACCTCGGTAGAAGAAAACCAGAATCGTCCAGAATCAGCAGAGAGATTCCAGTATTATCAGGTGATGGGCAGCGGGGGATTCTCCTCAGGAcgacattactgggatgtggagatCAGTAGATCAGAAGATTGGAGGTTGGGgatgtgttatcccagtatagACAGGAGGGGAGGTCAGTCATACATTGGAGATAATAACAACTCCTGGGGTTTGTGTGGAGGAGTGTGGTGTAGAAATAAGTGTTCAGTGATACATAATGGTAACATGATCCAGTTACCTCACCAGATCTCCAGTAATAGATTCAGGATCtgtctggattatgaggccgggcagctgtccttttatgagctgtgtgaccccatcagacacttacacaccttcaccgCCACCTTCACAGAGCCCCTTCATGCTGTATTATGTGTCATCTTGGGTTCTATAAAGATATCAGGGAGGAGCAGCCGCTGTGAGGAGCCGTTGTC AAAATTTGcccccaggagactggacctggattcctg GTCTCTTGCACAATTCTGCTTCCATTTCCTCCTTTTGTTGTCAGCGATGGCGTCTGCTGCTCTGAGAAAACAGCTGGAATGTTCCATCTGTCTGAATCTTTATACAGATCCTGTAACcctgagatgtggacacaacttctgccgggACTGTATTGATCAGAACCTGAatacacaggacggggctggagtttattcctgtcctgaatgTAGAGAAGAGTTCCAGGAGCGGCCGACACTGCAGAAGAACATAACTCTGTGTAACGTGGTGGAGAATTTCCTGTCTACTCATCCACATCAGGAAGAGATCACCGGGATCTGCTGCACTTACTGTATTCACTCTCCTGTACCTGCTGTGAGATCCTGTCTGCTgtgtgaggcttctctgtgtgataatCACCTGAGAGTTCACAGCAAGTCACTAGAACACGTCCTGACCGATCCTAAGAATTCTCTTGAGAATAGGAAATGTGATGTCCATAAAGAACTGTTAAAGTACTACTGCACTCAGGATGCCGCCtgtatctgtgtgtcctgctgtCTGATTGGAGAACACAGGGGACATAACCTGGAGTCTCTAGATGAGGCCgctgagaagaagaaggagaaattAAGTAAGATTCTTCAAAAATGTATCAAAAAGAGAGAGAAGATTGAGGAAAGAGTCCGGAGGGTGGAGGAGCGCAAGAGAAAAGCTCAAGAAAAAGCATCTAGAGAAGCCGAGAGAGTCACTGCCCTgtttatagacatcaggagacggctggacgacctggagaagagggtcctgagcgagatctccaggcaggaggagcagctgtcactgtcactgtctgatgtcatccagaagctggaaataaagaaggacgagctgtccaggaagatgagacacattgaggagctgtgtaacatggcggatccactgactgtcttacagGATCCAGACATAGGTGACTTGTATGACCCTGAAGAAAGgagaggtgatgaggacacaggggggcatgatggaggtgatgaggacacagggagacatgatggaggtgatgatGACGCAGGGGGTGATCAGGGTTTGGAGCTGATCTCACACATATCCCAAACATTATCTGATATAATAAGAGGTGTAGATGTAGCCTTGTATGGGGAGGGTCCTGCAGACATATTACTGGATGTAAACACAGCAGCTAACAATATCCTTATATCAGACGACCTCAAAACTGCAACCTGGACAGAAATAGTCCAGAATCGtccagaaacagcagagagattcCAAAATTATTATCAGGTAATGAGCAGCGGGGGATTCTCCTCAGggcgacattactgggatgtggagatCAATGAGTCGGGATTGTGGAGGGTGGGgatgtgttatcccagtatagACAAGATGGGAGTGAAGTCATACATTGGAAATAATAAGAAGTCCTGGTGTTTGAGGAAGATAAGGAGTAGTAATCAGTATTCAGTAATACATGACTGTAAGCAGATCCTGTTACCTCACCAGATCTCCAGTAATAGATTCCGGATCTGTCTGGATTATAAGGCCGGGCAGCTGTCCTTctatgagctgtgtgaccccatcagacacttacacaccttcaccgCCACCTTCACCGACCCCCTCAGTGCTGCATTAGGTGTTGGGACAGGGTCTATAAAGATATCAGGGGGGAACAGCAGCTGTGAGGAGCCGTCACCATGA